A genomic stretch from Procambarus clarkii isolate CNS0578487 chromosome 14, FALCON_Pclarkii_2.0, whole genome shotgun sequence includes:
- the LOC123752582 gene encoding uncharacterized protein, giving the protein MSINCGSPRLLEWIDYYGNQPARVVIDPRHASLVLPEEREEKGKRANRKWSFPFQPFNQLRSTISTVQPTTINHFNRSTDYDQPIQPFNRLRSTISTVQPTTINQFNRSTDYDHPIQPFNRLRSTISTVQPTTINQFNRSTYYDQPVQPFNRLRSTNSTVQPTTINHFNRSADYDQPIQPFNRLRSTNSTVQPTTINQFNRSTDYDQPIQPFNRLRSTISTVQPTTINQFNRSTDYDQPIQPFNRLRSTNSTVQPTTINQFNRSTDYDHPFQPFNRLRSPNSTVQPTTINQFNRSTDYDHPIQPFNRLRSTNSTVQPTTITQFNRSTDYDHPIQPFNRLRSPISTVQPTTITQFNRSTDYDHPIQPFNRLRSTNSTVQPTTINQFNRSTNSTVQPIQPFNRLRSTISTVQPTTINHFNRSTDYDQPFQPFNRLRSTNSTVQPIQPFNRLRSPNSTVQPIQPFNRLRSTNSTVQPPTLVKEKSSRRELHLFRIRLVYPCA; this is encoded by the coding sequence ATGTCAATCAATTGTGGGTCTCCGCGGCTCTTGGAATGGATTGATTACTACGGCAACCAACCGGCAAGGGTTGTCATTGATCCACGACACGCTAGCCTTGTCCTtcctgaagagagagaggaaaaggggaAGAGGGCGAATAGAAAATGGAGTTTTCCATTTCAACCGTTCAACCAACTACGATCAACCATTTCAACCGTTCAACCGACTACAATCAACCATTTCAACCGTTCAACCGACTACGATCAACCAATTCAACCGTTCAACCGACTACGATCAACCATTTCAACCGTTCAACCGACTACGATCAACCAATTCAACCGTTCAACCGACTACGATCACCCAATTCAACCGTTCAACCGACTACGATCAACCATTTCAACCGTTCAACCGACTACGATTAACCAATTCAACCGTTCAACCTACTACGATCAACCAGTTCAACCGTTCAACCGACTACGATCAACCAATTCAACCGTTCAACCGACTACGATCAACCATTTCAACCGTTCAGCCGACTACGATCAACCAATTCAACCGTTCAACCGACTACGATCAACCAATTCAACCGTTCAACCGACTACGATCAACCAATTCAACCGTTCAACCGACTACGATCAACCAATTCAACCGTTCAACCGACTACGATCAACCATTTCAACCGTTCAACCGACTACGATCAACCAATTCAACCGTTCAACCGACTACGATCAACCAATTCAACCGTTCAACCGACTACGATCAACCAATTCAACCGTTCAACCGACTACGATCAACCAATTCAACCGTTCAACCGACTACGATCACCCATTTCAACCGTTCAACCGACTACGATCACCCAATTCAACCGTTCAACCTACTACGATCAACCAATTCAACCGTTCAACCGACTACGATCACCCAATTCAACCGTTCAACCGACTACGATCAACCAATTCAACCGTTCAACCGACTACGATCACCCAATTCAACCGTTCAACCGACTACGATCACCCAATTCAACCGTTCAACCGACTACGATCACCCATTTCAACCGTTCAACCGACTACGATCACCCAATTCAACCGTTCAACCGACTACGATCACCCAATTCAACCGTTCAACCGACTACGATCAACCAATTCAACCGTTCAACCGACTACGATCAACCAATTCAACCGTTCAACCAATTCAACCGTTCAACCAATTCAACCGTTCAACCGACTACGATCAACCATTTCAACCGTTCAACCGACTACGATCAACCATTTCAACCGTTCAACCGACTACGATCAACCATTTCAACCGTTCAACCGACTACGATCAACCAATTCAACCGTTCAACCAATTCAACCGTTCAACCGACTACGATCACCCAATTCAACCGTTCAACCAATTCAACCGTTCAACCGACTACGATCAACCAATTCAACCGTTCAACCACCTACTTTGGTGAAAGAGAAAAGCTCAAGAAGAGAACTGCACCTGTTCCGTATTAGGCTTGTTTACCCATGTGCGtga